A genomic segment from Nitrosopumilus sp. K4 encodes:
- a CDS encoding universal stress protein encodes MAKFKKILVPLDGSANSNRGLDRAIEIAKESGAEITGFYVFHLPLVAGLKYTKKMHDEAQKKAVKAIGPAMKKVQKAGATFKYKTGGGHTGKEIVNAAEKGKFDMIVIGARGMGAAKETFMGSTSNYVMHKSKVPVLVVK; translated from the coding sequence ATGGCAAAATTCAAAAAAATCCTTGTTCCGCTTGATGGATCCGCAAATTCTAATCGTGGTTTAGATAGAGCTATCGAAATCGCAAAAGAAAGCGGTGCAGAAATTACTGGATTCTACGTATTTCATTTGCCACTAGTTGCAGGACTAAAATATACAAAAAAGATGCATGATGAAGCGCAAAAAAAGGCTGTAAAAGCAATTGGACCAGCTATGAAAAAAGTTCAGAAGGCTGGTGCCACTTTCAAATACAAAACTGGTGGTGGTCACACAGGAAAAGAAATTGTCAACGCTGCAGAAAAAGGCAAATTTGACATGATAGTGATTGGTGCTAGAGGAATGGGTGCTGCTAAAGAAACCTTCATGGGCAGTACTTCAAACTATGTTATGCATAAATCAAAAGTTCCTGTATTAGTGGTCAAATAA
- a CDS encoding J domain-containing protein, which yields MVESNYDILGIVDGSTEKEIRDAFRRLALQFHSDKGGENEQFIKIKQAYEDLKIGKKYPDSDYDKLRNSRVYSSESEEDIKRKNQILGQQLSKEMQTAEEWAAALNRSNSTASRLFGSKTLGEIELERKANGALSIKGNFMAGSLTYDGPIIMQGNISSPSWTEEFRTKIHLTKGDFKFIDPLENKYKIENGAEIIVDNGNVVIGNIFGRKYKVQDPDGKVGVFQTREHRTRIIAPNGKIIAENAVNTVFLDADSIIILNMEDDVIIRAREILVYGSKITYDSIIELKKDGFVRFFEKFSVQGLSNDAKIKLENGKVIPLFDIKTKKIKDLADEFVPDKENYDKNATMVGGGFTITYDMLDNLSKKPTKPQKSGWGSKFGFSKK from the coding sequence ATGGTTGAAAGTAATTATGATATTCTAGGTATTGTTGACGGTTCTACAGAAAAGGAAATACGTGATGCGTTTAGAAGATTGGCACTTCAATTTCACTCTGATAAAGGTGGAGAAAATGAACAATTTATCAAAATTAAACAAGCATACGAAGATCTCAAAATAGGCAAAAAATATCCTGATTCAGATTATGACAAATTACGTAATTCTAGGGTATATTCAAGTGAATCTGAAGAAGATATTAAAAGAAAAAACCAGATTCTTGGACAACAACTTTCCAAAGAAATGCAAACTGCTGAGGAATGGGCAGCTGCACTAAATAGATCAAATTCAACTGCATCAAGATTATTTGGTTCAAAAACACTTGGAGAAATTGAATTAGAAAGAAAAGCCAATGGAGCATTATCAATTAAAGGAAATTTTATGGCAGGAAGTTTAACTTATGATGGTCCAATTATTATGCAAGGAAATATTTCAAGTCCATCTTGGACTGAAGAGTTTAGAACAAAAATTCACTTAACAAAAGGTGATTTCAAGTTTATAGATCCTCTTGAAAATAAGTATAAAATTGAAAATGGAGCAGAAATTATTGTTGATAACGGAAATGTTGTCATAGGAAATATTTTTGGAAGAAAATACAAAGTTCAAGATCCGGATGGAAAAGTTGGTGTTTTTCAAACTCGGGAACATCGAACACGCATCATAGCTCCTAACGGAAAAATTATTGCTGAAAATGCTGTAAATACAGTTTTTCTTGATGCTGACTCTATTATTATTTTGAATATGGAAGATGATGTAATAATACGTGCACGTGAAATTCTAGTTTATGGTAGCAAGATTACCTATGATTCAATAATCGAATTAAAGAAAGACGGCTTTGTTAGATTCTTTGAAAAATTTTCAGTTCAAGGACTTAGTAATGATGCAAAGATTAAACTTGAAAATGGAAAAGTAATTCCTCTATTTGATATAAAGACCAAAAAAATCAAGGATTTGGCTGATGAATTTGTGCCTGACAAAGAAAATTATGATAAGAATGCTACTATGGTTGGCGGTGGATTTACAATAACATATGATATGCTTGATAATTTGTCAAAAAAACCAACAAAACCCCAAAAGTCTGGTTGGGGTTCTAAATTTGGTTTTTCAAAAAAATAA
- a CDS encoding plastocyanin/azurin family copper-binding protein, giving the protein MNIMFSIIIGVIVVSLMFTMSSYAVDTFELRGTGISLDSNLDNPTLYKSSLRLEFTSLSEVSKGSVILKSKGDILAARMMIDDWHISYNADGSFVGSGPVRTLQNNYYDMTISGDRKFVANNWSMWESVGELQGENGEKYSLRFIVTGDDRFSSTSPQLKSTIVIPTGNAYQKESSSYIPEKPTVFRGTTVSWVNHDSVTHTVQSQDGKGNVVSLFNSDILQPGDVFDYEFAKPGIYDYLCTLHPWRTGTITVV; this is encoded by the coding sequence ATGAATATTATGTTTTCAATTATCATAGGAGTAATAGTAGTATCTCTAATGTTTACGATGTCTTCTTATGCAGTAGATACTTTTGAGCTTAGAGGCACTGGGATTTCTCTTGATTCAAACCTTGATAATCCTACCTTGTACAAATCTAGTTTACGATTAGAATTTACTAGTTTATCAGAAGTTTCAAAGGGCTCTGTCATTCTAAAATCTAAGGGAGATATTCTTGCAGCTAGAATGATGATTGATGATTGGCATATTTCATACAATGCTGATGGAAGCTTTGTTGGTTCTGGCCCTGTGAGAACTTTACAAAATAACTATTATGATATGACTATATCCGGAGATAGAAAATTTGTTGCCAATAACTGGTCCATGTGGGAATCAGTTGGTGAATTACAAGGAGAAAATGGAGAGAAATATTCATTGAGATTTATTGTCACAGGTGATGACAGATTTTCATCAACGTCTCCACAATTAAAATCTACAATAGTAATACCAACTGGTAATGCCTATCAAAAAGAATCCTCTTCATACATACCTGAAAAACCCACCGTGTTTAGAGGAACTACTGTCTCATGGGTAAATCATGATTCTGTAACTCATACTGTTCAGAGTCAAGATGGTAAAGGAAATGTTGTTTCTTTGTTTAATAGTGATATTCTTCAACCTGGAGATGTATTTGATTACGAATTTGCTAAACCTGGAATATATGATTATTTGTGCACTCTTCATCCATGGAGAACAGGCACAATTACAGTAGTTTAA
- a CDS encoding HAMP domain-containing protein, with translation MAISFSLDKKLILLVMVVSVIALSITAYLSFNYADQILRERQGEQLFGESRVRGDTLRLLLESRIEQNKILANDPMIKILVSDLNQVSDEEFENLKESSRRAFLTQIQAFQELVGFSIGFEDVKIMSADGKLLFTLGRVSNTNFQNDPLFKKGLEKSFVDFEPTSTGKKMIVVSPIFAEDHKKGDEPIGVLISRMRTTAIDNILLNRSGLGETGEVYMVNDGFLMLSESRFINDVIFKQKVDTVPVQKCFREGEDHIGFYPDYRGIGIYGSSYCAADLGFVMLAEIDEAETIEPILVLQDRIFQTGLLITTGMAIIAFVISRTLSKPLIKLKNAANKVAEGNFDVRTNITTSDEIGELSHAFDSMAQKLQDSLIEIKQKEDVIKKQEDILLQFSDYSENYCVCMVDIMNSTKITSDLSDTQTSEFYKIFLNSIAIIVRKFDGIVVKNIGDALLFYFPVIYAEQKNTLKKCLDCCLTISESHDNIANQLKKAKLPVFNYRISATYGIVRIAKTSTSSVNDIFGTTVNKCAKINRAAPPNGLIIGQDFYNNAKSIDGFNFKEIVTDEVSIAHGYKGYLVNRKNNKN, from the coding sequence ATGGCAATTTCATTTAGCCTTGATAAGAAACTCATTCTTTTGGTAATGGTTGTTTCAGTAATTGCATTATCAATTACTGCATATTTGAGTTTCAATTATGCTGATCAAATTCTTCGAGAAAGACAAGGAGAGCAACTCTTTGGAGAGTCAAGAGTTAGAGGCGATACACTTAGATTACTTCTTGAATCTAGAATTGAACAAAATAAAATACTTGCAAATGATCCAATGATAAAAATTCTTGTCAGTGATTTAAATCAAGTTTCTGACGAGGAATTTGAAAATCTAAAAGAATCTAGTCGTAGGGCTTTTCTTACACAAATTCAAGCTTTTCAGGAACTTGTAGGATTTTCTATTGGTTTTGAAGACGTGAAGATTATGTCTGCTGACGGAAAATTATTGTTTACTCTTGGAAGAGTTTCAAATACTAATTTTCAAAACGATCCACTATTCAAAAAGGGATTAGAAAAGTCGTTTGTTGATTTTGAACCTACTTCCACAGGAAAAAAAATGATTGTAGTCTCTCCAATTTTTGCAGAAGATCATAAAAAAGGTGATGAACCCATAGGAGTACTTATTTCAAGAATGCGTACTACGGCAATTGATAATATTTTACTTAACAGAAGCGGACTAGGAGAAACTGGCGAAGTTTACATGGTAAATGATGGATTTTTGATGTTATCTGAATCCCGATTTATTAATGATGTAATCTTTAAACAAAAAGTCGATACTGTTCCCGTTCAAAAATGCTTTAGAGAAGGTGAGGATCATATTGGATTTTATCCAGATTATAGAGGAATAGGAATCTATGGTTCATCATATTGTGCAGCTGACCTAGGATTTGTAATGTTGGCTGAAATTGATGAGGCTGAAACAATAGAACCAATATTGGTTTTACAAGATAGAATATTTCAAACTGGTCTTTTAATTACAACTGGAATGGCGATTATCGCTTTTGTTATTTCAAGAACACTATCAAAACCACTAATCAAACTAAAAAATGCAGCAAACAAAGTTGCAGAAGGAAACTTTGATGTCAGAACAAATATTACAACTAGTGATGAAATTGGAGAACTTTCACATGCATTTGATTCAATGGCACAAAAATTACAGGATTCGTTAATTGAAATTAAACAAAAAGAAGATGTAATTAAGAAACAAGAAGACATTCTTTTACAATTCTCGGATTATAGTGAAAATTATTGCGTATGTATGGTTGATATAATGAATTCTACGAAGATCACCTCAGATCTATCTGATACCCAAACCAGTGAATTCTACAAAATATTTCTTAACTCTATAGCAATAATTGTAAGAAAATTTGATGGGATAGTTGTAAAAAATATTGGTGATGCATTACTATTTTATTTCCCAGTAATTTACGCTGAACAAAAAAATACTTTGAAAAAATGTCTGGATTGCTGTTTGACCATATCTGAATCTCATGATAATATTGCTAATCAATTAAAAAAAGCAAAACTGCCTGTGTTTAATTATAGAATTAGTGCCACATATGGAATTGTAAGAATTGCAAAAACTTCAACATCATCAGTAAATGATATTTTTGGAACTACTGTTAACAAATGTGCAAAAATTAACCGTGCTGCACCTCCAAATGGATTAATAATTGGACAAGATTTCTATAATAATGCAAAATCTATCGATGGATTCAATTTCAAAGAAATTGTTACTGATGAAGTATCCATTGCACATGGATACAAAGGATATTTAGTTAATAGAAAAAATAACAAAAATTAG
- a CDS encoding P-II family nitrogen regulator, whose amino-acid sequence MKRVEAIVQSEMSKKVVNAISKKEGVGGVTLIQSLGQGAGDRPEIGGHQIEFNSTDVIVTVVQDSVVQSVVSAIMDTAHTGAKGDGKIFVTNVEESYDISTKEKSTELI is encoded by the coding sequence ATGAAGCGAGTAGAAGCAATAGTTCAAAGTGAAATGTCAAAAAAAGTGGTAAATGCCATATCTAAAAAAGAAGGAGTAGGTGGTGTGACATTAATTCAATCTTTGGGACAAGGAGCTGGAGATAGACCTGAAATAGGAGGTCATCAAATTGAATTTAATTCAACTGATGTTATCGTGACTGTAGTACAAGATTCTGTAGTACAATCCGTGGTTTCTGCAATTATGGATACAGCACATACAGGAGCTAAAGGTGATGGGAAGATTTTTGTCACAAATGTGGAAGAATCATATGATATTTCTACAAAGGAAAAATCTACTGAATTAATCTAA
- a CDS encoding plastocyanin/azurin family copper-binding protein, with amino-acid sequence MGLIGIPYAFAEEYVIDIPFGAYNPELNTPAEVWYNPPQIFVKVGDTVTWYNDDREGHTVTSGVDSGRFGWMRDNFGTPDGLFDSDRFMPGESWSYTFDKPGSFSYFCTIHPWMAGIVIVEEQIPDYPHDATGKEITFPLLMYTPDRAIEVNLTWDPPVIRTHEKIQFVYQFYDPMTNSNLDKMKYDIIIFQNGKEVFHDEGLNQIGGDYRNFVFSESGSIIIRIEGIHSPSIFAEESVTVSGVIENKAQRSVDFTAVVYDNPEKTSHETYHTKPAQRLQFYYELMIIIILVPGVLFIGALLWLKRKPNATQTKPGAVKI; translated from the coding sequence ATGGGCTTAATTGGAATTCCTTATGCATTTGCAGAAGAATACGTTATTGATATTCCATTTGGAGCTTACAATCCTGAGTTGAACACTCCAGCAGAAGTGTGGTATAATCCCCCTCAAATTTTTGTCAAAGTAGGTGATACTGTAACTTGGTATAACGATGATAGAGAGGGTCATACTGTAACTAGTGGAGTAGATTCAGGAAGATTTGGGTGGATGAGAGATAATTTTGGAACTCCAGACGGTCTTTTTGATAGTGATAGATTCATGCCAGGCGAATCATGGTCTTATACATTTGATAAACCTGGTTCTTTCTCTTATTTTTGTACAATACACCCATGGATGGCAGGAATTGTAATTGTTGAAGAACAAATTCCTGATTATCCTCATGATGCAACTGGAAAAGAAATAACATTTCCACTGTTAATGTACACTCCAGACAGAGCCATTGAAGTAAATCTTACATGGGATCCCCCTGTGATTAGAACCCATGAAAAAATCCAATTTGTCTATCAATTCTACGATCCTATGACAAACTCTAATCTTGATAAAATGAAATATGACATAATAATATTTCAGAATGGAAAAGAAGTTTTTCATGATGAGGGATTAAACCAAATTGGTGGAGATTATCGAAATTTTGTATTTAGTGAATCTGGTTCAATAATTATCCGAATAGAGGGAATTCACTCTCCTTCGATTTTTGCTGAAGAAAGTGTTACAGTTTCTGGAGTCATAGAAAACAAGGCACAAAGATCCGTTGATTTTACTGCTGTAGTTTATGATAATCCGGAAAAAACCAGTCATGAAACTTATCACACCAAACCTGCTCAACGACTCCAGTTTTATTATGAATTAATGATAATCATTATTCTTGTTCCGGGTGTATTGTTTATCGGCGCATTACTTTGGTTAAAGAGGAAACCAAATGCTACACAAACCAAACCTGGTGCTGTTAAAATCTAA
- a CDS encoding NADH-quinone oxidoreductase subunit I: protein MPVGIIPDIGEQMCIGCALCVEICTSLGPDVLRVKPVEGWKRGKAFVFYPERCISDGACIGVCPTKAIFWMRPMDFTVGQPVPLYKNSVFVKGWTELID, encoded by the coding sequence ATGCCAGTAGGAATTATTCCAGACATCGGTGAACAAATGTGTATTGGATGTGCACTATGTGTAGAAATCTGTACTTCATTAGGACCAGATGTACTTAGAGTAAAACCAGTTGAAGGCTGGAAGAGAGGTAAAGCATTTGTCTTCTACCCAGAAAGATGTATTTCTGATGGTGCATGCATTGGTGTATGCCCAACAAAGGCAATCTTTTGGATGAGACCAATGGACTTTACTGTTGGACAACCAGTTCCACTCTACAAGAACTCAGTCTTCGTCAAAGGTTGGACCGAACTAATCGATTAG
- a CDS encoding ELP5 family protein → MDKNPEQVLDNTLEKIFREFSNKNPNMVLSSEPFMKSQFLNYLIESTDLSVIFLDFDLLYSGYVTSKMIPKNNKVKIYQPVKESFKRIFSDVAKEISKKQCLVIIDSFNGLNNMFDEIESGIFINAITMLLSSISKQKNSIIVVSAMARKKENEGWVLSPGGRHIIESKNAGIFYLNGDEKALFLKILNKNQGKIFKIEQK, encoded by the coding sequence TTGGATAAAAATCCTGAGCAGGTTTTAGATAATACTCTAGAAAAAATTTTCAGAGAATTTTCAAATAAAAATCCTAACATGGTTTTATCTTCTGAGCCATTTATGAAATCTCAATTTCTAAATTATCTTATAGAATCAACTGATCTTTCTGTAATTTTTTTGGATTTTGATTTACTCTATTCAGGATATGTTACTTCTAAAATGATTCCAAAAAATAACAAAGTGAAGATATATCAGCCAGTCAAAGAAAGTTTTAAGAGAATTTTTTCAGATGTTGCAAAAGAAATATCTAAAAAACAATGTTTAGTCATAATAGACTCTTTTAATGGATTAAACAACATGTTTGATGAAATTGAATCTGGAATTTTCATTAATGCAATTACAATGTTGTTATCATCGATTTCAAAACAAAAGAATTCCATAATTGTCGTATCTGCAATGGCAAGAAAGAAGGAAAATGAAGGGTGGGTATTATCACCTGGAGGAAGACACATTATTGAATCAAAAAATGCGGGAATCTTTTATCTAAATGGGGATGAAAAGGCATTGTTTCTCAAAATTTTGAATAAAAATCAAGGGAAAATTTTCAAGATTGAACAAAAGTGA
- a CDS encoding aminotransferase class V-fold PLP-dependent enzyme, producing the protein MNLASKDISSDFPNSGKIYLNNASVSLMPMQSIQAMHDFLIDYNSIGPDSIDSEPFISEKLSNVRKIISKIINSQPDEVVLTQSTTDGINIVANGLSFNENSNLIIRGLSNEHHANLYPWLRLENKTEIRNLSIDKNGFFDFNEFESFLDENTSLVSLSHALYNTGSILPVEKIGKITQEKTPFFLDSAQTVGCLSDVDVKKIQCDFMSFNGSKWLCGPMGTGLFYCSRKSSDLLEPTSIGGESAMVYEEKNLAFKDLPDKFQTGFRNYVGIIGLESSANYLEKFGFENIRKKNLYLSKILRDELAKIDDIILYGPDDPEVRTSIVSFNIKGTQPQEIVEKLEKQNIILAVREISNTKIVRASPHFYNSESEIMTVVDAIKNL; encoded by the coding sequence ATGAATTTAGCCTCAAAAGACATCTCATCAGATTTTCCAAATTCTGGAAAAATTTACCTCAACAACGCTTCTGTTTCATTAATGCCGATGCAGAGCATTCAGGCAATGCATGATTTTTTAATTGATTATAATTCTATTGGTCCTGATTCTATTGACTCTGAACCATTTATTTCAGAAAAATTAAGTAATGTTAGAAAAATAATTTCAAAAATTATTAACTCCCAACCAGATGAAGTAGTTTTAACACAAAGCACTACTGACGGAATTAATATTGTAGCAAATGGACTTTCATTTAATGAAAATTCAAATTTAATCATTAGAGGTCTCTCTAACGAACATCATGCAAATTTGTATCCTTGGCTAAGACTTGAAAATAAAACTGAAATTAGGAATCTATCTATAGATAAGAATGGCTTTTTTGATTTTAATGAATTTGAGAGTTTTTTAGATGAAAATACAAGTCTTGTTTCTTTAAGTCATGCATTATACAATACTGGTTCTATTTTGCCTGTAGAAAAAATTGGTAAAATTACCCAAGAAAAAACTCCATTTTTTCTTGATAGTGCACAAACAGTAGGATGTCTTAGTGATGTTGATGTAAAAAAAATCCAATGTGATTTTATGTCCTTTAATGGTTCAAAATGGCTTTGTGGTCCTATGGGAACTGGTCTGTTTTATTGCAGTAGAAAATCTAGTGATTTACTTGAACCTACTTCTATCGGAGGAGAATCAGCTATGGTTTATGAAGAAAAAAATCTTGCATTCAAAGATCTTCCCGACAAATTTCAGACAGGATTTAGAAACTATGTTGGAATAATAGGCCTGGAATCATCTGCAAATTATCTTGAAAAATTTGGTTTTGAAAATATACGAAAGAAGAATCTTTACTTGTCAAAAATCCTTCGAGATGAACTTGCTAAAATTGATGACATAATCCTTTATGGACCAGATGATCCTGAAGTCAGAACAAGTATTGTATCATTTAATATCAAAGGAACTCAACCACAAGAAATTGTTGAAAAATTAGAAAAACAGAACATCATTCTTGCAGTGAGGGAAATTTCTAACACAAAAATTGTTCGAGCTTCACCTCATTTTTACAATTCAGAATCAGAAATTATGACAGTTGTTGATGCAATAAAGAATCTATAG
- a CDS encoding Lrp/AsnC ligand binding domain-containing protein has translation MPTAYVLLNSDLGSDESIIDEVKKILSDEDIRYEVQGVYGVYDIVLKLSSDDAEKLRAIITNKIRKISKVQSTLTMMVIEEQENL, from the coding sequence GTGCCAACGGCTTATGTTCTTTTAAATTCTGATCTCGGTTCAGATGAATCCATCATAGATGAAGTAAAGAAAATTCTTTCTGATGAAGACATCAGATATGAAGTTCAAGGAGTTTATGGAGTATATGACATTGTTTTGAAGTTATCATCAGATGATGCTGAAAAGTTGAGAGCAATTATTACAAACAAGATAAGAAAAATCAGCAAAGTACAATCCACACTTACCATGATGGTAATTGAGGAACAAGAAAATCTATAG